In one window of Branchiostoma floridae strain S238N-H82 chromosome 14, Bfl_VNyyK, whole genome shotgun sequence DNA:
- the LOC118430646 gene encoding BTB/POZ domain-containing protein KCTD9-like, protein MARPRVTLFVNRSREKGCVCLIPSDMEELLKIASHKLTVDAKTLYTEQGALVDEIDVIRDNDVLYVSPGEPFFETKTNRKEPSRTCHNGAFRQRAHVNHDLAGPSQTDWISVNVGGQLFTTTRSTLVTKEPESMLARMFDDESTSLWSHARDDSGAYLIDRSPLYFEPILNFLRHGRLILNQGVNPEGVLEEAKFFGIFTLVEILEDIIKTGEPIGDGTPLTRREFVRILIATPSNRELRMQGINFSGADLSKLDLRYINFKQANFHNADLSGANLASCSLERADLSKAVLEGANLQGVKMVCANLEGASMRGCNFEDPTGLRANMEGCNMKGVDLECSQMGGVNLRVATLKNASLQNCNLRGAILAGTDLENCNLTGCDLQDANLRGANVKGATFEEMLTPIHMSQSVR, encoded by the coding sequence ATGGCACGGCCGAGAGTGACGCTGTTTGTAAACAGGAGTCGGGAAAAGGGTTGCGTTTGCTTGATTCCGTCAGACATGGAAGAGCTTCTCAAAATCGCCAGTCACAAGCTAACCGTTGACGCGAAGACGCTCTATACGGAGCAGGGAGCTCTTGTGGATGAGATTGATGTGATCAGGGACAATGACGTACTGTATGTGTCACCGGGAGAGCCGTTCTTTGAAACCAAAACAAACCGAAAGGAACCGTCAAGAACTTGCCATAATGGGGCCTTCCGCCAGAGGGCGCACGTGAACCATGACTTGGCCGGCCCATCGCAAACAGACTGGATTTCCGTAAACGTTGGAGGGCAGTTGTTTACAACCACCAGAAGTACTCTGGTGACTAAAGAGCCGGAGAGTATGCTTGCCAGAATGTTTGACGATGAGTCCACAAGCCTGTGGTCACACGCGAGGGATGATTCCGGAGCTTATCTCATCGACCGCAGCCCTCTCTACTTTGAACCGATCTTGAACTTCCTTCGCCATGGCCGCCTGATACTCAACCAGGGAGTCAACCCTGAGGGTGTGTTGGAGGAGGCAAAATTTTTCGGTATCTTCACCCTCGTGGAAATCCTTGAAGACATCATCAAGACCGGAGAGCCCATCGGAGACGGGACCCCCCTGACGAGACGGGAGTTTGTCCGCATCTTGATCGCGACGCCGTCAAACCGCGAACTCAGGATGCAGGGCATCAACTTCTCCGGTGCCGACCTGTCCAAACTGGACCTGAGATACATCAACTTCAAACAAGCCAACTTCCACAACGCTGATCTCTCCGGGGCCAACCTTGCCAGTTGCTCTCTCGAGCGAGCAGACCTCTCGAAAGCCGTCCTGGAAGGGGCAAACCTACAGGGTGTCAAGATGGTGTGTGCGAATCTGGAGGGCGCCTCCATGCGGGGGTGCAATTTCGAAGACCCGACGGGCCTGCGAGCGAACATGGAGGGCTGCAACATGAAGGGCGTCGACCTGGAGTGCAGCCAGATGGGCGGGGTCAATCTGCGAGTTGCAACTCTGAAGAACGCCAGTCTGCAGAATTGCAACTTGAGAGGCGCAATTCTGGCGGGCACGGACTTGGAGAACTGCAACCTGACGGGGTGCGACTTGCAGGACGCGAACCTGCGCGGCGCGAACGTGAAGGGCGCGACGTTTGAAGAGATGCTGACGCCGATCCACATGTCCCAGTCTGTGCGATAA